From Poecile atricapillus isolate bPoeAtr1 chromosome Z, bPoeAtr1.hap1, whole genome shotgun sequence, one genomic window encodes:
- the LOC131592743 gene encoding NADH dehydrogenase [ubiquinone] 1 alpha subcomplex subunit 6-like, producing the protein MAVAGKGVVSAAVKPIFSRDLGEAKRRVRELYRAWYREVPNTVHLYQLDITVKQGRNKVREMFMKNAHVTDPRVIDMLVIKGKMELQETIHVWKQRTHIMRYFHETETPQPKDFLSKFYAGHNP; encoded by the exons ATGGCGGTGGCGGGCAAGGGGGTGGTGTCGGCCGCTGTGAAGCCAATCTTCAGCCGGGACCTTGGCGAGGCGAAGCGGCGCGTCAGGGAGCTGTACCGGGCCTGGTACCGCGAGGTGCCCAACACGG TGCACCTGTACCAGCTGGACATCACGGTGAAACAGGGGCGTAACAAGGTGCGGGAGATGTTCATGAAGAATGCCCACGTTACGGATCCACGCGTGATAGACATGCTGGTTATTAAG gggaaAATGGAGCTTCAAGAAACCATTCATGTCTGGAAGCAGAGGACTCACATCATGAGGTACTTCCACGAGACGGAAACCCCGCAGCCTAAAGACTTTCTGTCCAAATTCTATGCGGGCCACAATCCCTGA
- the LOC131592731 gene encoding cytochrome P450 2D20-like isoform X1, with the protein MLNGLEGGIPLSLAALVDPTGSPLHLCKPCTGIGRCCDPFQNCCLNKLHKVRLFHLSTHLYLDVQRIVVARYGHVWKELRRFTLSTLRNFGMGKKSLEERVVEEAGFLCSAIKSEEGKSFDIHVLINNAVCNMICTIVFGDRFDYGDETFNKLSRLFQNSLNEETGFLPQFLNVVPILLRIPGVPQKAFRAQKELMDFIDVVIDKHMKTWDPAYTRDLTDVFLKEMEKGKAAEENGFHYSNLRLVAVDLFTAGSETTSTTLRWALLYMLLHPEIQNKVQAEIDKVIGRERPPTMKDQASMPYTNAVIHEVQRCGDIAPVGLPHMTYRDTELQGFFIPKGTTIITNLSSVLKDETVWEKPNEFYPEHFLDAKGQFVKPEAFLPFSAGRRACPGEQLARMELFLFFTTLLQKFTFVLPEEQPRPREDAHFALTNSPHPYLLRALAR; encoded by the exons ATGCTGAATGGTTTGGAGGGGGGAATTCCTTTATCCTTAGCAGCCCTGGTTGATCCCACTGGATCCCCACTGCACCTTTGCAAGCCATGCACAGGCATTGGAAGGTGCTGTGATCCATTTCAGAACTGCTGTCTGAACAAGCTGCACAAGGTCAGACTGTTCCATCTGTCCACTCACCTGTATCTAGATGTACAAA GGATTGTTGTAGCAAGATACGGGCATGTCTGGAAGGAGCTAAGGAGATTCACACTCTCTACGCTGAGGAACtttgggatgggaaagaaaTCCCTGGAGGAGCGAGTGGTAGAGGAAGCTGGCTTTCTTTGTTCTGCAATAAAGTCTGAAGAAG GTAAATCTTTTGATATACATGTTCTTATAAATAATGCTGTCTGCAATATGATCTGCACCATTGTCTTTGGAGACCGTTTTGACTACGGTGATGAGACATTCAACAAGTTGTCACGGTTATTTCAAAATTCCTTGAATGAAGAAACTGGATTCCTGCCTCAG TTTCTTAATGTGGTGCCCATTTTGTTGCGCATCCCTGGAGTGCCACAGAAAGCCTTCCGAGCACAAAAGGAGTTAATGGACTTCATAGATGTGGTCATAGATAAGCATATGAAGACGTGGGACCCTGCTTACACCCGAGATCTCACGGATGTGTTTTTAAAGGAGATGGAGAAG GGTAAGGCAGCTGAAGAGAATGGCTTCCACTATAGCAACCTTCGTCTGGTGGCTGTAGACTTGTTTACAGCTGGTTCTGAGACCACCTCCACCACTCTTCGGTGGGCATTGCTTTATATGCTTCTCCACCCAGAAATACAGA ATAAGGTCCAGGCAGAGATTGATAAAGTGATTGGCAGAGAGAGACCCCCCACCATGAAGGACCAAGCAAGCATGCCCTACACTAATGCTGTGATCCATGAAGTACAGCGCTGTGGGGATATTGCTCCTGTTGGGCTACCTCACATGACGTACCGGGACACTGAGTTGCAAGGCTTCTTTATTCCCAAG GGGACGACAATCATCACCAACTTGTCTTCCGTGCTGAAGGATGAGACAGTCTGGGAGAAACCAAACGAGTTTTACCCCGAGCACTTCCTGGATGCAAAGGGGCAGTTTGTGAAACCAGAGgccttcctgcccttctcagCAG GTCGCCGTGCCTGTCCGGGAGAACAGCTGGCCAGGATGgagctctttctcttctttacCACTCTCCTGCAGAAATTCACTTTCGTGCTCCctgaggagcagcccaggccACGGGAGGACGCTCACTTTGCACTCACGAACTCTCCACACCCATACCTGTTGCGAGCTCTCGCAAGATAA
- the LOC131592731 gene encoding cytochrome P450 2D20-like isoform X2: MLNGLEGGIPLSLAALVDPTGSPLHLCKPCTGIGRCCDPFQNCCLNKLHKVRLFHLSTHLYLDVQRIVVARYGHVWKELRRFTLSTLRNFGMGKKSLEERVVEEAGFLCSAIKSEEGKSFDIHVLINNAVCNMICTIVFGDRFDYGDETFNKLSRLFQNSLNEETGFLPQFLNVVPILLRIPGVPQKAFRAQKELMDFIDVVIDKHMKTWDPAYTRDLTDVFLKEMEKGKAAEENGFHYSNLRLVAVDLFTAGSETTSTTLRWALLYMLLHPEIQNKVQAEIDKVIGRERPPTMKDQASMPYTNAVIHEVQRCGDIAPVGLPHMTYRDTELQGFFIPKVAVPVRENSWPGWSSFSSLPLSCRNSLSCSLRSSPGHGRTLTLHSRTLHTHTCCELSQDKCTPFSFHSQTTTHPNSARNIAGLGRIMPGSISSLCRGPHLCKVRI, from the exons ATGCTGAATGGTTTGGAGGGGGGAATTCCTTTATCCTTAGCAGCCCTGGTTGATCCCACTGGATCCCCACTGCACCTTTGCAAGCCATGCACAGGCATTGGAAGGTGCTGTGATCCATTTCAGAACTGCTGTCTGAACAAGCTGCACAAGGTCAGACTGTTCCATCTGTCCACTCACCTGTATCTAGATGTACAAA GGATTGTTGTAGCAAGATACGGGCATGTCTGGAAGGAGCTAAGGAGATTCACACTCTCTACGCTGAGGAACtttgggatgggaaagaaaTCCCTGGAGGAGCGAGTGGTAGAGGAAGCTGGCTTTCTTTGTTCTGCAATAAAGTCTGAAGAAG GTAAATCTTTTGATATACATGTTCTTATAAATAATGCTGTCTGCAATATGATCTGCACCATTGTCTTTGGAGACCGTTTTGACTACGGTGATGAGACATTCAACAAGTTGTCACGGTTATTTCAAAATTCCTTGAATGAAGAAACTGGATTCCTGCCTCAG TTTCTTAATGTGGTGCCCATTTTGTTGCGCATCCCTGGAGTGCCACAGAAAGCCTTCCGAGCACAAAAGGAGTTAATGGACTTCATAGATGTGGTCATAGATAAGCATATGAAGACGTGGGACCCTGCTTACACCCGAGATCTCACGGATGTGTTTTTAAAGGAGATGGAGAAG GGTAAGGCAGCTGAAGAGAATGGCTTCCACTATAGCAACCTTCGTCTGGTGGCTGTAGACTTGTTTACAGCTGGTTCTGAGACCACCTCCACCACTCTTCGGTGGGCATTGCTTTATATGCTTCTCCACCCAGAAATACAGA ATAAGGTCCAGGCAGAGATTGATAAAGTGATTGGCAGAGAGAGACCCCCCACCATGAAGGACCAAGCAAGCATGCCCTACACTAATGCTGTGATCCATGAAGTACAGCGCTGTGGGGATATTGCTCCTGTTGGGCTACCTCACATGACGTACCGGGACACTGAGTTGCAAGGCTTCTTTATTCCCAAG GTCGCCGTGCCTGTCCGGGAGAACAGCTGGCCAGGATGgagctctttctcttctttacCACTCTCCTGCAGAAATTCACTTTCGTGCTCCctgaggagcagcccaggccACGGGAGGACGCTCACTTTGCACTCACGAACTCTCCACACCCATACCTGTTGCGAGCTCTCGCAAGATAAATGCACACCATTCTCCTTTCACTCACAGACCACCACCCACCCAAACTCTGCCAGAAACATTGCAGGTCTAGGCAGGATCATGCCAGGTTCAATCTCAAGTCTGTGCAGAGGGCCACATCTGTGTAAAGTAAGGATCTAG
- the LOC131592731 gene encoding cytochrome P450 2D20-like isoform X4 has translation MALLLWLGSQLSSVWGNISILGVFLTVFTLLLDFMKRRKTWSRYPPGPASLPFIGTMFSVDFHKPHHSFGQLQKKFGNIFSLQNCWNNVVVLNGYKTVKEALVHKSEDFADRPYFPIYEHMGYGKNSEGIVVARYGHVWKELRRFTLSTLRNFGMGKKSLEERVVEEAGFLCSAIKSEEGKSFDIHVLINNAVCNMICTIVFGDRFDYGDETFNKLSRLFQNSLNEETGFLPQFLNVVPILLRIPGVPQKAFRAQKELMDFIDVVIDKHMKTWDPAYTRDLTDVFLKEMEKGKAAEENGFHYSNLRLVAVDLFTAGSETTSTTLRWALLYMLLHPEIQNKVQAEIDKVIGRERPPTMKDQASMPYTNAVIHEVQRCGDIAPVGLPHMTYRDTELQGFFIPKGTTIITNLSSVLKDETVWEKPNEFYPEHFLDAKGQFVKPEAFLPFSAGRRACPGEQLARMELFLFFTTLLQKFTFVLPEEQPRPREDAHFALTNSPHPYLLRALAR, from the exons ATGGCATTGCTCCTGTGGCTGGGCTCCCAGCTGTCATCCGTCTGGGGCAACATCTCTATACTGGGAGTTTTTCTTACAGTGTTTACTTTGCTGCTTGACTTCATGAAGCGCAGAAAGACCTGGAGCCGTTACCCGCCAGGCCCGGCCTCGCTGCCGTTCATCGGGACCATGTTCTCGGTTGACTTCCACAAGCCCCACCACTCCTTCGGCCAG CTTCAGAAGAAGTTTGGAAACATCTTCAGTCTCCAGAACTGCTGGAACAACGTGGTAGTTCTGAATGGGTATAAAACAGTGAAGGAAGCCCTGGTCCACAAATCAGAAGACTTTGCTGACCGGCCGTATTTTCCAATATATGAACATATGGGCTATGGAAAGAATTCTGAAG GGATTGTTGTAGCAAGATACGGGCATGTCTGGAAGGAGCTAAGGAGATTCACACTCTCTACGCTGAGGAACtttgggatgggaaagaaaTCCCTGGAGGAGCGAGTGGTAGAGGAAGCTGGCTTTCTTTGTTCTGCAATAAAGTCTGAAGAAG GTAAATCTTTTGATATACATGTTCTTATAAATAATGCTGTCTGCAATATGATCTGCACCATTGTCTTTGGAGACCGTTTTGACTACGGTGATGAGACATTCAACAAGTTGTCACGGTTATTTCAAAATTCCTTGAATGAAGAAACTGGATTCCTGCCTCAG TTTCTTAATGTGGTGCCCATTTTGTTGCGCATCCCTGGAGTGCCACAGAAAGCCTTCCGAGCACAAAAGGAGTTAATGGACTTCATAGATGTGGTCATAGATAAGCATATGAAGACGTGGGACCCTGCTTACACCCGAGATCTCACGGATGTGTTTTTAAAGGAGATGGAGAAG GGTAAGGCAGCTGAAGAGAATGGCTTCCACTATAGCAACCTTCGTCTGGTGGCTGTAGACTTGTTTACAGCTGGTTCTGAGACCACCTCCACCACTCTTCGGTGGGCATTGCTTTATATGCTTCTCCACCCAGAAATACAGA ATAAGGTCCAGGCAGAGATTGATAAAGTGATTGGCAGAGAGAGACCCCCCACCATGAAGGACCAAGCAAGCATGCCCTACACTAATGCTGTGATCCATGAAGTACAGCGCTGTGGGGATATTGCTCCTGTTGGGCTACCTCACATGACGTACCGGGACACTGAGTTGCAAGGCTTCTTTATTCCCAAG GGGACGACAATCATCACCAACTTGTCTTCCGTGCTGAAGGATGAGACAGTCTGGGAGAAACCAAACGAGTTTTACCCCGAGCACTTCCTGGATGCAAAGGGGCAGTTTGTGAAACCAGAGgccttcctgcccttctcagCAG GTCGCCGTGCCTGTCCGGGAGAACAGCTGGCCAGGATGgagctctttctcttctttacCACTCTCCTGCAGAAATTCACTTTCGTGCTCCctgaggagcagcccaggccACGGGAGGACGCTCACTTTGCACTCACGAACTCTCCACACCCATACCTGTTGCGAGCTCTCGCAAGATAA
- the LOC131592731 gene encoding cytochrome P450 2D20-like isoform X3, with product MKGQTRARIVVARYGHVWKELRRFTLSTLRNFGMGKKSLEERVVEEAGFLCSAIKSEEGKSFDIHVLINNAVCNMICTIVFGDRFDYGDETFNKLSRLFQNSLNEETGFLPQFLNVVPILLRIPGVPQKAFRAQKELMDFIDVVIDKHMKTWDPAYTRDLTDVFLKEMEKGKAAEENGFHYSNLRLVAVDLFTAGSETTSTTLRWALLYMLLHPEIQNKVQAEIDKVIGRERPPTMKDQASMPYTNAVIHEVQRCGDIAPVGLPHMTYRDTELQGFFIPKGTTIITNLSSVLKDETVWEKPNEFYPEHFLDAKGQFVKPEAFLPFSAGRRACPGEQLARMELFLFFTTLLQKFTFVLPEEQPRPREDAHFALTNSPHPYLLRALAR from the exons ATGAAAGGACAGACACGTGCAC GGATTGTTGTAGCAAGATACGGGCATGTCTGGAAGGAGCTAAGGAGATTCACACTCTCTACGCTGAGGAACtttgggatgggaaagaaaTCCCTGGAGGAGCGAGTGGTAGAGGAAGCTGGCTTTCTTTGTTCTGCAATAAAGTCTGAAGAAG GTAAATCTTTTGATATACATGTTCTTATAAATAATGCTGTCTGCAATATGATCTGCACCATTGTCTTTGGAGACCGTTTTGACTACGGTGATGAGACATTCAACAAGTTGTCACGGTTATTTCAAAATTCCTTGAATGAAGAAACTGGATTCCTGCCTCAG TTTCTTAATGTGGTGCCCATTTTGTTGCGCATCCCTGGAGTGCCACAGAAAGCCTTCCGAGCACAAAAGGAGTTAATGGACTTCATAGATGTGGTCATAGATAAGCATATGAAGACGTGGGACCCTGCTTACACCCGAGATCTCACGGATGTGTTTTTAAAGGAGATGGAGAAG GGTAAGGCAGCTGAAGAGAATGGCTTCCACTATAGCAACCTTCGTCTGGTGGCTGTAGACTTGTTTACAGCTGGTTCTGAGACCACCTCCACCACTCTTCGGTGGGCATTGCTTTATATGCTTCTCCACCCAGAAATACAGA ATAAGGTCCAGGCAGAGATTGATAAAGTGATTGGCAGAGAGAGACCCCCCACCATGAAGGACCAAGCAAGCATGCCCTACACTAATGCTGTGATCCATGAAGTACAGCGCTGTGGGGATATTGCTCCTGTTGGGCTACCTCACATGACGTACCGGGACACTGAGTTGCAAGGCTTCTTTATTCCCAAG GGGACGACAATCATCACCAACTTGTCTTCCGTGCTGAAGGATGAGACAGTCTGGGAGAAACCAAACGAGTTTTACCCCGAGCACTTCCTGGATGCAAAGGGGCAGTTTGTGAAACCAGAGgccttcctgcccttctcagCAG GTCGCCGTGCCTGTCCGGGAGAACAGCTGGCCAGGATGgagctctttctcttctttacCACTCTCCTGCAGAAATTCACTTTCGTGCTCCctgaggagcagcccaggccACGGGAGGACGCTCACTTTGCACTCACGAACTCTCCACACCCATACCTGTTGCGAGCTCTCGCAAGATAA